From one Dryobates pubescens isolate bDryPub1 chromosome 2, bDryPub1.pri, whole genome shotgun sequence genomic stretch:
- the ALK gene encoding ALK tyrosine kinase receptor isoform X2, producing MDNDPEMDGEDGVSFINPIGTLYTPALKVTEGHGEVDIRLHLNCSHCEMDECRVDLETQNVICFCEPGTELAEDGVSCIAEPVVHLPLSLVLSVVTSALVAALILAFSGIMIVYRRKHQELQAMQMELQSPEYKLSKLRTSTIMTDYNPNYCFAGKTTSISDLKEVPRKNISLIRGLGHGAFGEVYEGQVAGIPSDPTPLQVAVKTLPEVCSEQDELDFLMEALIISKFNHQNIVRCIGVSLQALPRFILLELMAGGDLKSFLRETRPRPNQPSSLSMLDLLHVARDIACGCQYLEENHFIHRDIAARNCLLTCRGPGRVAKIGDFGMARDIYRASYYRKGGCAMLPVKWMPPEAFMEGIFTSKTDTWSFGVLLWEIFSLGYMPYPSKSNQEVLEFVTNGGRMDPPKNCPGPVYRIMTQCWQHQPEDRPNFAIILERIEYCTQDPDVINTALPVEYGPSAEEEEKVAVRPDDPEGIPPLLVSMHQDRKDEKQTLPSPPPPPSAIAAGKPLGKMGALEPPGLGKVQAASAGGHINMAYAQSNPPSELHKSRGSRNKPTNLWNPTYGSWFAEKQASKSSSLLEKEMPERENLGQEGNCTVGPNIVTGRLPGSSLLLEPSSLTASVKEVPLFRLRHFPCGNVNYGYQQQGLPLEASAPPCTSSYEDPVLRNKSHITQQGL from the exons ATGGACAATGACCCAGAGATGGATGGGGAGGATGGTGTGTCCTTTATTAATCCCATTGGTACTTTATACACTCCAGCACTTAAAG TGACTGAGGGGCACGGAGAGGTGGACATTAGGCTGCACCTTAACTGCAGTCACTGTGAGATGGACGAGTGCCGTGTAGACCTTGAGACTCAAAACGTCATTTGCTTTTGTGAGCCAGGCACAGAGTTGGCTGAGGATGGTGTGTCCTGCATAG CTGAGCCAGTGGTtcatcttcctctctccctggtCTTGTCTGTAGTGACTTCAGCATTGGTGGCTGCTTTAATTTTGGCTTTTTCAGGCATCATGATAG TATATCGTAGGAAGCACCAGGAGCTGCAAGCCATGCAGATGGAATTACAGAGCCCAGAATACAAACTCAGCAAGCTGCGTACCTCCACCATCATGACAGACTACAACCCCAACTACTGCTTTGCAGGGAAGACCACATCCATTAGTGACCTCAAAGAGGTGCCTCGGAAAAACATCTCCCTCATCCG GGGTTTGGGCCACGGAGCCTTTGGTGAGGTATATGAAGGTCAGGTGGCAGGGATTCCCAGCGACCCCACTCCCTTGCAGGTGGCTGTGAAA aCATTGCCAGAAGTGTGTTCagagcaagatgagctggactTCCTCATGGAAGCTCTCATTATCAG CAAGTTCAACCACCAGAACATTGTGCGCTGCATCGGGGTGAGCTTGCAGGCACTGCCCCGTTTCATTCTGCTCGAGCTcatggctggaggggacctgaaGTCCTTCCTGAGGGAGACACGGCCTAGACCG AACCAGCCCTCCTCGCTTTCCATGCTGGACTTGCTGCACGTGGCTCGTGACATTGCTTGTGGGTGTCAGTACCTGGAGGAGAACCACTTCATTCACAG ggatatTGCTGCCAGGAACTGCCTCCTTACCTGTCGAGGGCCTGGGAGAGTGGCTAAAATTGGAGACTTTGGAATGGCCCGGGATATATACAG agccagctacTATCGGAAGGGTGGGTGTGCCATGTTGCCCGTCAAATGGATGCCTCCTGAGGCTTTCATGGAAGGAATATTTACCTCCAAAACAGACACATG GTCCTTtggtgtgctgctgtgggagatATTCTCTTTGGGATACATGCCCTACCCTAGCAAAAGTAACCAGGAGGTTCTGGAGTTTGTCACCAATGGAGGAAGGATGGATCCACCTAAAAACTGCCCTGGCCCTGT ATACCGCATCATGACCCAGTGTTGGCAGCACCAGCCTGAAGACCGGCCAAATTTTGCCATCATCCTGGAGAGGATTGAGTACTGCACCCAG GATCCAGATGTCATCAACACTGCTTTGCCAGTAGAATATGGCCCatcagctgaggaggaggagaaggtagCAGTGCGTCCCGATGACCCAGAAGGAATTCCTCCTCTCCTGGTCTCCATGCACCAAGACAGAAAGGATGAGAAGCAAACTCTGCCGTCGCCACCACCCCCGCCATCAGCCATCGCTGCTGGAAAACCTCTAGGGAAAATGGGAGCTTTAGAAccaccagggctggggaaggtgcaggcagcctcagcagggggACACATCAACATGGCCTATgcccagtccaatcccccttctGAGCTGCACAAAAGTCGAGGCTCCAGGAACAAGCCCACCAACCTCTGGAATCCAACCTACGGCTCCTGGTTTGCGGAGAAGCAGGCCAGCAAGAGCAGTtctctgctggagaaggagatgcCCGAGAGGGAGAATTTAGGACAGGAAGGGAACTGTACTGTGGGGCCCAACATTGTGACTGGCAGGCTGCCAGGCTCCTCCCTGCTATTAGAGCCATCTTCCCTAACAGCAAGCGTTAAAGAAGTGCCTCTTTTTAGGCTGCGCCACTTCCCCTGTGGGAACGTCAACTACGGATACCAACAGCAGGGCTTACCCTTGGAGGCCTCCGCTCCACCTTGCACTAGCAGTTATGAGGACCCTGTCCTTAGAAACAAGAGTCACATAAcccagcaggggctgtga
- the ALK gene encoding ALK tyrosine kinase receptor isoform X1 → MVRSHGVSVLGIFDLQKDDTLYILVGQQGEDACPSTNDVIQKVCIGENNVIEEEIRVNRSVNEWAGGGGGGGGATYIFKMENGEPVPLIIAAGGGGRAYRAKTDTFHPERLENDSSIPGLNGNSGAAGGGGGWNDNTSFLWSGKSLLEGGNAAMDNDPEMDGEDGVSFINPIGTLYTPALKVTEGHGEVDIRLHLNCSHCEMDECRVDLETQNVICFCEPGTELAEDGVSCIAEPVVHLPLSLVLSVVTSALVAALILAFSGIMIVYRRKHQELQAMQMELQSPEYKLSKLRTSTIMTDYNPNYCFAGKTTSISDLKEVPRKNISLIRGLGHGAFGEVYEGQVAGIPSDPTPLQVAVKTLPEVCSEQDELDFLMEALIISKFNHQNIVRCIGVSLQALPRFILLELMAGGDLKSFLRETRPRPNQPSSLSMLDLLHVARDIACGCQYLEENHFIHRDIAARNCLLTCRGPGRVAKIGDFGMARDIYRASYYRKGGCAMLPVKWMPPEAFMEGIFTSKTDTWSFGVLLWEIFSLGYMPYPSKSNQEVLEFVTNGGRMDPPKNCPGPVYRIMTQCWQHQPEDRPNFAIILERIEYCTQDPDVINTALPVEYGPSAEEEEKVAVRPDDPEGIPPLLVSMHQDRKDEKQTLPSPPPPPSAIAAGKPLGKMGALEPPGLGKVQAASAGGHINMAYAQSNPPSELHKSRGSRNKPTNLWNPTYGSWFAEKQASKSSSLLEKEMPERENLGQEGNCTVGPNIVTGRLPGSSLLLEPSSLTASVKEVPLFRLRHFPCGNVNYGYQQQGLPLEASAPPCTSSYEDPVLRNKSHITQQGL, encoded by the exons ATGGTGCGGTCCCACGGCGTGTCTGTGCTGGGAATTTTTGACCTCCAGAAGGATGATACTTTGTATATCTTGGTGGGACAGCAAGGAGAAGATGCTTGCCCTAGT ACTAATGATGTTATACAGAAAGTCTGCATTGGAGAAAACAATGTGATTGAAGAAGAGATACGTGTGAACAGAAGTGTCAATgagtgggcaggaggaggtggaggcggGGGAGGTGCAACTTACATATTTAAG ATGGAGAATGGAGAACCAGTCCCCTTGATAAttgcagcaggaggtggtggaagggcCTACAGGGCCAAAACAGACACATTTCACCCAGAAAGACTGGAGAATGATTCCTCTATCCCAGGGCTGAATGGAAATTCAGGAGCTGCAG gtggtggaggtggctgGAATGATAACACTTCCTTCCTGTGGTCAGGAAAATCCTTGCTGGAAG GTGGCAATGCTGCAATGGACAATGACCCAGAGATGGATGGGGAGGATGGTGTGTCCTTTATTAATCCCATTGGTACTTTATACACTCCAGCACTTAAAG TGACTGAGGGGCACGGAGAGGTGGACATTAGGCTGCACCTTAACTGCAGTCACTGTGAGATGGACGAGTGCCGTGTAGACCTTGAGACTCAAAACGTCATTTGCTTTTGTGAGCCAGGCACAGAGTTGGCTGAGGATGGTGTGTCCTGCATAG CTGAGCCAGTGGTtcatcttcctctctccctggtCTTGTCTGTAGTGACTTCAGCATTGGTGGCTGCTTTAATTTTGGCTTTTTCAGGCATCATGATAG TATATCGTAGGAAGCACCAGGAGCTGCAAGCCATGCAGATGGAATTACAGAGCCCAGAATACAAACTCAGCAAGCTGCGTACCTCCACCATCATGACAGACTACAACCCCAACTACTGCTTTGCAGGGAAGACCACATCCATTAGTGACCTCAAAGAGGTGCCTCGGAAAAACATCTCCCTCATCCG GGGTTTGGGCCACGGAGCCTTTGGTGAGGTATATGAAGGTCAGGTGGCAGGGATTCCCAGCGACCCCACTCCCTTGCAGGTGGCTGTGAAA aCATTGCCAGAAGTGTGTTCagagcaagatgagctggactTCCTCATGGAAGCTCTCATTATCAG CAAGTTCAACCACCAGAACATTGTGCGCTGCATCGGGGTGAGCTTGCAGGCACTGCCCCGTTTCATTCTGCTCGAGCTcatggctggaggggacctgaaGTCCTTCCTGAGGGAGACACGGCCTAGACCG AACCAGCCCTCCTCGCTTTCCATGCTGGACTTGCTGCACGTGGCTCGTGACATTGCTTGTGGGTGTCAGTACCTGGAGGAGAACCACTTCATTCACAG ggatatTGCTGCCAGGAACTGCCTCCTTACCTGTCGAGGGCCTGGGAGAGTGGCTAAAATTGGAGACTTTGGAATGGCCCGGGATATATACAG agccagctacTATCGGAAGGGTGGGTGTGCCATGTTGCCCGTCAAATGGATGCCTCCTGAGGCTTTCATGGAAGGAATATTTACCTCCAAAACAGACACATG GTCCTTtggtgtgctgctgtgggagatATTCTCTTTGGGATACATGCCCTACCCTAGCAAAAGTAACCAGGAGGTTCTGGAGTTTGTCACCAATGGAGGAAGGATGGATCCACCTAAAAACTGCCCTGGCCCTGT ATACCGCATCATGACCCAGTGTTGGCAGCACCAGCCTGAAGACCGGCCAAATTTTGCCATCATCCTGGAGAGGATTGAGTACTGCACCCAG GATCCAGATGTCATCAACACTGCTTTGCCAGTAGAATATGGCCCatcagctgaggaggaggagaaggtagCAGTGCGTCCCGATGACCCAGAAGGAATTCCTCCTCTCCTGGTCTCCATGCACCAAGACAGAAAGGATGAGAAGCAAACTCTGCCGTCGCCACCACCCCCGCCATCAGCCATCGCTGCTGGAAAACCTCTAGGGAAAATGGGAGCTTTAGAAccaccagggctggggaaggtgcaggcagcctcagcagggggACACATCAACATGGCCTATgcccagtccaatcccccttctGAGCTGCACAAAAGTCGAGGCTCCAGGAACAAGCCCACCAACCTCTGGAATCCAACCTACGGCTCCTGGTTTGCGGAGAAGCAGGCCAGCAAGAGCAGTtctctgctggagaaggagatgcCCGAGAGGGAGAATTTAGGACAGGAAGGGAACTGTACTGTGGGGCCCAACATTGTGACTGGCAGGCTGCCAGGCTCCTCCCTGCTATTAGAGCCATCTTCCCTAACAGCAAGCGTTAAAGAAGTGCCTCTTTTTAGGCTGCGCCACTTCCCCTGTGGGAACGTCAACTACGGATACCAACAGCAGGGCTTACCCTTGGAGGCCTCCGCTCCACCTTGCACTAGCAGTTATGAGGACCCTGTCCTTAGAAACAAGAGTCACATAAcccagcaggggctgtga